Proteins from a single region of Struthio camelus isolate bStrCam1 chromosome W, bStrCam1.hap1, whole genome shotgun sequence:
- the LOC104150501 gene encoding zinc finger protein 462-like isoform X9, with translation MEVLQCDGCDFRAPSYEDLKAHIQDVHTAFLQPTDVSEESPSQPRSGSMNASNQTEVEFSSVKDEFTIADEIAGQNATTQTGPGSYYSQSQSIYAQHMAPNPKPANKFFQCKFCVRYFRSKNLLIEHTRKVHGAQVGGSSVGSHAAGSLHYNIMMHEGFGKVFSCQFCTYKSPRRARIIKHQKMYHKNNLKESSTPPAGAAAVSELASASVPVQEPCKELPAEVVERSILESMVKPLTKSRGNFCCEWCSYQTPRRERWCDHMMKKHRSMVKILSNLRQQQDGTSAPDVQNKSAQNASPNSNYISMNMTGRDMSNASNFRSSTGNSLIRPNSSTSSKFSSVSYPQMKSKSPQNSIVVNLSDRSRYGVADVTNSSADLETSSMLNDSSSDDEELNEADSENGLNSVDHQTLGMSAEQLMGSDGNKLLETKGIPFRRYMNRFQCPFCPFLTMHRRSISRHIENIHLSGKTAIYKCDECPFTCKSSLKLGAHRQCHAGTTSEWDTLNSQSENIISLNDNTVSYESGNINGRKSAGMMEPVQQQQQLPQPHSQHPYKCTMCNYSTTTLKGLRVHQQHKHSFCDNLPKYDGPPSNTQQESEVDAHTSASTVKKSQTSILGLSSKNNFVAKAARKVSNDCPLDLSPVKKRTRIDEIASNLQSKINQNKQQEDAVINVEDDEEEEEDNEVEIEVELDREEEQTEPMMEVSSSYAPQQMWGREINESQKEANFRNMQHDYNSTNGAEIELTLSEDEEDYYSSVSMKDQQSPNTSALGSQPNMYGPDQNNENVEFNDSGRLYYCKHCDFSNKSARSVSTHYQRMHPYIKFSFRYILDPNDHSAVYRCLECYIDYTNFEDLQQHYGEHHPEAMNVLNFDHSDLIYRCRFCSYTSPNVRSLMPHYQRMHPTVKINNAMIFSSYVVEQQEGLNTESQTLREILNSAPKTMATSTPMAHGASVPAGFNRSATKSFSPECENQKTPSVNTVVVYDCDVCSFASPNMHSVLVHYQKKHPEEKASYFRIQKTMRIASVDRGSALAQMSFEMGVHISPKVSNLASQPPPPPPPPPPDLAPELYYCKHCSYSNRSVVGVLVHYQKRHPEIKVTAKYIRQAPPTAAMMKAGELPSEIQRLPVSMQQLSRGSSESSVNPLENEMFFCQHCDYGNRTVKGVLIHYQKKHRDFKANADVIRQHTATIRSLCDRNQKKSSGSMPARTSSTEQDKTKLRALKCRQCSYTSPYFYALRKHIKKDHPNLKATVTSILRWAFLDGLIESGYHCEWCIYSHTEPSGLLVHYQRRHPEHYVDYTYMATKLWAGPDPSPPTLAMPTEAKTYKCRDCIFEASSIWDITNHYQAFHPWAMNGDESVLLDIIKEKDAAEKTGAQLDEVGAGINSENQVTSQMDQAVEDPSLSQEKTVQLASANPAISSTPYQCTVCQSEYNNLHGLLTHYGKKHPGMKVKAADFAQDIDINSGAVYKCRHCPYINTRIHGVLTHYQKRHPSIKVTAEDFVHDVEQSNDITQNDVEETSRIFKQGYGAYRCKLCPYTHGTLEKLKIHYEKYHNQPEFDVFAQSPPKVSASVEPDMVPEIKASPEIVAEGVGEVSVPAPHFSSSHLVSHTVFRCQLCKYFCSTRKGIARHYRIKHNNVRAQPEGKNNLFKCALCSYTNPIRKGLAAHYQKRHDIDAYYTHCLAASRTVSDKPNKVIIPSPPKDDAPQLSEELRRAVEKKKCSLCSFQSFSKKGIVSHYMKRHPGVFPKKQHASKLGGYFTVVYADEHEKSTPAEERNDFERPDVDSEAQEIEWLPFRCIKCFKLSFSTAELLCMHYTDHHSKDFKRDFTILGSGTRSHNAVYQCKHCDTKLHSTAELTSHLSSHNEEFQKRAKRQERRKQLLSKQKYADGTFADFKQERAFGHLEDASKLKERKVVGYKCKFCVEVHPTLRAICNHLRKHVQYGNVSSASATVKQEAEDSSSTTLEGFEGTKDPGIVEFTEAESGASLEDETRRGGYHCSQCDRVLMSMQGLRSHERSHLALAMFTREDKYSCQYCSFVSAFRHKLFILRTS, from the exons ATGGAGGTGCTGCAGTGTGACGGTTGTGATTTCCGAGCTCCATCCTATGAAGACCTAAAAGCTCACATTCAGGATGTTCACACTGCTTTTCTGCAGCCAACAGATGTCTCTGAGGAAAGCCCTAGCCAACCAAGGTCTGGCTCTATGAATGCTAGCAACCAGACCGAGGttgaattttcttctgtaaaggaTGAGTTTACAATTGCAGATGAAATAGCAG gGCAAAATGCAACAACTCAGACTGGGCCTGGAAGTTATTATAGCCAGAGCCAAAGTATTTACGCTCAGCACATGGCTCCAAATCCTAAACCAGCTAACAAGTTTTTCCAGTGCAAATTCTGTGTGCGTTACTTCCGATCTAAAAACCTCCTCATAGAGCACACCCGCAAGGTTCATGGAGCACAAGTCGGGGGGAGCTCAGTAGGGTCACATGCTGCTGGATCCTTACATTACAACATCATGATGCACGAGGGGTTTGGCAAAGTTTTCTCTTGCCAGTTCTGCACCTACAAATCACCAAGGCGCGCAAGGATTATTAAGCACCAGAAAATGTATCACAAAAACAACCTGAAGGAGAGTTCAACTCCCCCTGCTGGTGCCGCTGCTGTATCTGAATTGGCATCTGCCTCTGTGCCAGTGCAGGAGCCCTGCAAGGAATTGCCCGCGGAGGTGGTAGAACGGAGCATTTTGGAGTCCATGGTCAAGCCTCTAACAAAGTCCAGGGGCAACTTTTGCTGTGAATGGTGCAGCTACCAGACACCTCGAAGGGAGCGCTGGTGTGACCATATGATGAAGAAGCACCGCAGCATGGTAAAAATACTGTCAAACTTGAGGCAGCAACAAGACGGAACCAGTGCACCCGATGTGCAGAATAAGAGTGCCCAGAATGCCTCCCCAAACTCTAATTATATCTCCATGAATATGACAGGACGTGATATGTCAAATGCCTCAAACTTCAGAAGCTCTACGGGCAATTCCCTTATCAGGCCCAACTCTTCTACATCCTCCAAGTTTTCTAGTGTGTCTTATCCTCAAATGAAGTCTAAGTCACCTCAAAACTCGATTGTAGTTAATTTGTCAGACAGATCCCGCTATGGAGTTGCTGACGTGACAAATTCTTCTGCTGACTTGGAAACAAGCAGTATGCTAAATGACTCTAGCTCAGATGACGAAGAGCTAAATGAAGCAGACAGCGAGAATGGCTTGAACTCTGTGGATCACCAGACCTTAGGAATGTCTGCAGAGCAACTGATGGGGTCTGATGGCAACAAGCTGTTGGAAACAAAGGGGATTCCCTTTAGAAGATACATGAACAGGTTCCAATGTCCTTTTTGCCCTTTCCTCACGATGCATCGCCGAAGCATCTCCCGTCACATTGAGAACATTCACCTGTCTGGGAAGACGGCTATATACAAATGCGATGAATGCCCTTTCACCTGTAAAAGTTCGTTAAAGCTTGGAGCTCATAGGCAGTGTCATGCAGGCACAACATCAGAGTGGGACACCTTGAATTCTCAGAGTGAAAATATCATCTCTTTGAATGACAACACAGTTTCTTATGAGAGTGGAAATATAAATGGTAGGAAGTCAGCTGGGATGATGGAGCCagtgcagcaacagcagcagttgCCTCAACCCCATTCACAGCATCCCTATAAGTGCACAATGTGCAACTATTCCACCACTACTTTGAAAGGCCTCAGAGTTCATCAGCAGCACAAGCACTCATTTTGTGACAACTTGCCAAAATACGATGGACCACCATCCAACACGCAACAAGAGAGTGAGGTAGATGCTCATACCTCTGCCAGCACGGTGAAGAAAAGCCAGACCTCAATTCTTGGGCTCTCGtctaaaaataactttgttgCTAAGGCTGCTCGGAAGGTGTCAAATGACTGCCCTTTGGATCTCTCACCGGTGAAGAAAAGAACTAGAATTGATGAAATAGCAAGCAACCTGCAGAGCAAAATcaaccaaaacaaacagcaagaagATGCTGTGATTAATGTAGAGgatgatgaggaagaggaggaagacaatGAGGTGGAGATAGAAGTGGAATTAGACAGAGAAGAAGAACAAACAGAACCAATGATGGAGGTTTCTAGTTCGTATGCACCTCAGCAAATGTGGGGGAGAGAGATTAATGAGTCCCAGAAGGAGGCAAACTTCAGAAACATGCAGCATGATTATAATTCCACCAATGGAGCAGAGATTGAGCTCACTTtatctgaagatgaggaagacTATTATTCTTCCGTTAGCATGAAAGACCAACAGAGCCCTAACACCTCTGCTCTGGGGAGCCAGCCAAATATGTATGGCCCTGACCAGAACAATGAAAACGTGGAGTTTAACGACTCTGGCAGGCTTTATTATTGTAAACACTGTGATTTCAGCAACAAATCTGCCAGGAGTGTTAGCACCCACTACCAACGGATGCATCCCTACATTAAATTCAGCTTTAGGTATATCTTGGATCCCAATGATCACAGTGCAGTATACCGATGCCTTGAGTGTTATATTGACTACACAAACTTTGAAGATCTGCAGCAACACTATGGAGAGCATCACCCTGAAGCTATGAACGTACTGAACTTTGATCACTCTGATCTGATCTACCGCTGTCGCTTCTGTTCTTATACGAGCCCAAATGTTAGAAGCCTGATGCCACATTACCAAAGAATGCATCCAACAGTGAAAATTAACAACGCAATGATATTTTCAAGCTATGTTGTTGAACAGCAAGAGGGACTAAACACAGAGTCTCAGACACTGAGAGAGATCTTGAATTCTGCTCCAAAAACTATGGCAACCTCCACCCCCATGGCTCATGGGGCTAGTGTGCCAGCAGGTTTTAACAGAAGTGCCACAAAGAGTTTTAGTCCTGAATGTGAAAATCAGAAGACACCTTCAGTCAATACTGTGGTTGTTTATGACTGTGACGTGTGTTCATTTGCGAGCCCCAACATGCATTCTGTTCTGGTGCATTACCAGAAAAAACACCCTGAAGAAAAAGCATCATATTTCAGAATTCAGAAGACCATGCGTATAGCTTCTGTTGACAGGGGCTCTGCCCTGGCTCAAATGTCTTTTGAGATGGGGGTGCACATCTCCCCAAAAGTGTCCAACTTGGCTTCCCAACctccaccacctcccccccctccacccccagacCTTGCTCCTGAACTCTACTATTGCAAACACTGTTCATACAGCAACCGCTCAGTTGTGGGAGTGCTTGTTCACTACCAGAAAAGGCACCCAGAAATAAAGGTCACTGCCAAGTACATCAGACAAGCACCCCCTACTGCAGCAATGATGAAGGCTGGTGAGCTGCCATCTGAGATTCAGAGGCTGCCAGTGTCGATGCAACAGTTGAGTCGGGGCAGTTCTGAGAGCTCTGTGAATCCCCTTGAGAATGAAATGTTCTTCTGCCAGCACTGTGATTATGGAAACCGGACTGTGAAAGGTGTGCTCATTCATTATCAAAAGAAGCATCGTGATTTCAAAGCCAACGCAGATGTGATTAGGCAGCATACAGCCACCATTAGAAGCCTTTGCGATCGCAACCAGAAGAAATCATCTGGCAGCATGCCTGCTCGCACCTCCAGCACTGAACAGGACAAGACAAAGCTGAGAGCCCTCAAATGCAGGCAGTGTAGCTACACATCGCCTTACTTCTATGCATTGAGGAAGCATATTAAGAAAGACCACCCGAATCTGAAGGCCACAGTCACGTCTATTCTGAGATGGGCGTTTTTGGATGGCTTGATAGAATCTGGTTATCACTGTGAATGGTGCATTTATTCACATACAGAACCAAGTGGTTTGCTTGTGCACTACCAAAGGAGGCATCCTGAACATTATGTTGACTATACATATATGGCAACTAAACTCTGGGCGGGTCCGGATCCTTCCCCTCCTACCCTAGCGATGCCAACAGAGGCAAAGACCTATAAATGCAGAGACTGTATTTTTGAAGCATCTTCCATTTGGGATATTACTAATCATTACCAGGCTTTTCACCCTTGGGCCAtgaatggggatgaatctgtatTGTTAGATATCATTAAGGAGAAAGATGCTGCTGAGAAAACTGGTGCACAGCTTGATGAAGTTGGGGCCGGGATTAATTCGGAAAACCAGGTAACATCACAGATGGATCAGGCTGTGGAGGACCCCAGCCTTTCCCAGGAAAAAACTGTCCAGCTGGCTTCTGCAAACCCTGCTATCTCCTCCACTCCATATCAGTGTACAGTTTGCCAGTCTGAGTACAATAACTTGCATGGCCTCCTGACACATTATGGCAAAAAGCATCCTGGCATGAAAGTGAAAGCTGCTGACTTTGCACAAGACATAGACATTAACTCAGGGGCTGTGTATAAGTGCAGGCATTGCCCATACATTAACACACGCATTCATGGTGTCCTCACACACTACCAGAAACGACACCCATCAATAAAGGTCACTGCTGAAGACTTTGTGCATGACGTGGAACAGTCGAATGACATCACCCAGAATGATGTGGAAGAGACAAGTAGGATTTTCAAGCAAGGATATGGTGCATACCGGTGCAAACTATGCCCTTACACCCATGGCACATTGGAGAAGCTCAAAATTCACTATGAGAAATACCATAATCAGCCTGAATTTGATGTTTTTGCTCAGTCACCGCCAAAGGTGTCTGCCTCAGTGGAACCAGACATGGTGCCTGAAATCAAGGCCTCCCCAGAAATTGTTGCTGAGGGTGTTGGAGAAGTCTCTGTCCCAGCACCTCATTTCTCCAGTTCTCACTTAGTGTCTCACACAGTGTTCCGATGTCAGCTCTGTAAATACTTCTGTTCCACCCGGAAGGGGATAGCCAGGCACTACCGCATCAAACACAACAATGTTCGAGCGCAACCAGAAGGCAAGAACAACCTCTTCAAGTGTGCTTTGTGTTCTTACACCAACCCTATCCGCAAAGGGCTTGCAGCACACTACCAGAAAAGGCATGACATTGATGCTTACTATACCCACTGCTTAGCAGCCTCCAGGACAGTAAGCGACAAACCCAATAAAGTGATCATTCCATCTCCTCCCAAAGATGATGCTCCTCAGTTAagtgaggagctgaggagggctgtGGAGAAGAAGAAATGTTCACTTTGTTCCTTCCAGTCTTTTAGCAAAAAAGGCATTGTGTCCCACTACATGAAGCGTCACCCTGGTGTTTTTCCTAAGAAGCAGCATGCGAGCAAGCTGGGGGGTTATTTCACTGTTGTATATGCTGATGAGCATGAAAAGTCAACTCCAGCTGAGGAAAGGAATGACTTTGAAAGGCCTGATGTGGACAGTGAGGCTCAGGAAATTGAGTGGCTTCCCTTCAGGTGCATAAAATGTTTCAAGCTCTCcttcagcacagcagagctgctgtgcatGCATTACACTGACCACCACAGCAAGGATTTCAAGAGAGACTTTACCATACTGGGAAGTGGCACCCGCTCTCATAATGCTGTCTACCAGTGCAAGCACTGTGATACTAAATTGCATAGCACAGCAGAGCTGACCTCACACTTGAGTAGTCACAACGAGGAATTCCAGAAGCGTGCCAAACGTCAGGAGAGGAGGAAACAGCTTCTGAGCAAGCAGAAATATGCAGATGGCACTTTTGCGGATTTCAAACAAGAGAGG GCTTTTGGACACTTGGAAGATGCTTCAAAACTTAAGGAGAGGAAAGTGGTTGGCTACAAATGTAAATTTTGTGTGGAAGTTCATCCAACACTTCGAGCCATCTGTAATCACCTCCGTAAGCATGTGCAGTACGGTAATGTTTCTTCTGCATCAGCTACAGTAAAG CAGGAAGCTGAAGATTCTTCAAGCACAACTTTGGAGGGTTTTGAGGGAACCAAAGACCCTGGCATTGTGGAATTTACAGAAGCTGAATCTGGAGCATCCTTGGAAGATGAAACCAGGCGTGGGGGCTACCACTGCAGCCAGTGTGACCGGGTTTTGATGTCTATGCAGGGTCTGCGATCTCATGAGAGGAGTCACTTGGCTCTGGCCATGTTTACCCGAGAAGACAAGTACAGCTGCCAGTATTGCTcctttgtctctgctttcaggcacaa